GGGACccagaaaattctttctttaatcaGTCTTCATGCCAGGGTTGCCTCATGGGTTCTGCCTGTAGGGAAGCCTCTTCCAGAGTAGATCAGGAGGATCCATGTTAAATTTAATATAAAGAAAGCTCAGCCATGCTTCTGCCAATCTTAGGATACACTGAGGCTTCAGGTTTCCAATCATGGTCACCTGGATGCTAGCCTTGGTGGTGCAGAGGGGAGCGGAGGGTGAGACTGCCATGGGTAGAGACTCTGTTCATGTTCCTTGGCATCTCCTGGGAAACGGGGACAGCATATCTCATGTAAACCACACAGATATAGTCCTGCCATTACCACTCCCCACTCTGAAAGTAGACAATGATAAGATGAGATGATGGAATCCCAGAGTGAGGAGCAAagattgaagaaaaataaacaccataAAGCAAAATAAGTAAGTTGAGAAATAAAGGATTTAACATAGCCAAAAAGTTATTCAGGAATTGTTCAGAATAAAACTGtctttattatttcataaaaCTCATCTTTATGTCTCTACCCTTGTATTTATGGCTTGTTAACATTCACATAGATTTATAAATAATAGAACAATCCAAGAGGCCTAGTGGATAAAAGAGGACACGTTTCTTTCTTAACAGCCCTTAAATATTCATcatgaagataaaattttaaagcaaaatgaaacacttaaaaaaatagcCAAGAGGCATAGACAGAcatttggagggaaaaaaaagaagataacatTGAGAAAAACTAATTTATATAGTTTCTTACTATATACACATTTACCCCTAAAGCTCTAACTCTTTGGATGTGTTTGATCCTTGGGGAAATGCTGTGGCCTTCACGCCTGTCTCACTTTCAAGTCtagcaaaacagaaaatagagCAGTTTTCACTGCTGTGAGAAAACCCAGACAGTGTGGCTTAGAACACTTTACACACCAGGAAATGTCAGGGTCAAAACCCAAGGCAGGGCAGCTAAACCCATAGACCACCAATGTAAATGTGTAGCCATGTCTCCCAAGCCACATTTGCACTGTAACGAGAACATGCAGAAATGCATGGTGTATGTGCAGGGATAGCAAAGAGAGTGTGCATAGAAAATAATAGTGACTATACTGTACAAATATgcaaagcacacacgtggtggctCAGGGAGTCAGAAACATTGGAGCATGCAtgcataatatacatacatagagagggtaaaggcaggagaaagaaacaaTGCATACATAATGCATGTGGAACCATGTTAAGCTTATGTAATATAAATGGCAAACTGTTTCTGTCAAACATGTTGGTAGTAATGCCCTGTCATgcattatataacatataatcaACTTTATCAAAAATCCCCAGAGATGAACTAAAAAAATCCTACTAGGGTACAGGTAAGCTGGGTGCTGTGGTATGCTTAGTCCCAAATACCAGAAAGCCAAGTTCAGGAGTTGGACACtaacctgggcaacatagcaataCTCACAGGGAAGAAAGATAGGAGAAATGCCCTTGTTGATACTTcaaactttctctttcttttaaaatctccTAATAGATTTAaaatctgttgttgtttttttttcaataaggTTACACTAGATTTGTTTTATGACATTAGCAAGTACTTTGAGCCCATCAACAGAAAGTTGCTaaataataatgtaattaaaattaagttAGTCCAATGTAAAAACAGAGATATTAACTTTCCTTAGCTAAGTGCAAGTGCTGCAGATGTGTGGGTAGATGGTGGGTTAGTCGATGGGTGGGTATGTGGATGGTGGGTGGTGGATGAGAAGATAGGTTGGTAGGTGGTGGGCAAGTAGATGGGTAGGTGTATGGAGGGTAGGTGGTAGATGAGAAGACAAGTAGATGGTGGGTAAGTAGATGGGTGGATATGTGGATGGTGGTTGGTGAATGAAAAGGTGGAGTATAGGTAaagtagatggatagatagatggatggtgGGTATGTGGATGGATGGTGGGTGGTGGATGAGAAGATAGGTGGACTGTAGGTAAGtagataggtagatggatggatggtgagTGTATGGATGAGTGGGTGGTGGATAGCAGGATAGACGATAGATGAGCCCAACCTCAGGCAAGAGCATAATTGATCTCATTATGGAGGAACCAGGCTATGTGTTGCTGAGTGACAGCTCTGCTTTGAAAGTCACTTTGCATTGATGAATTAACCCATTTTTGCCATTCCTACTATTAAACTATGAGATGAAGTTATTCCTTTATTGAGATAAATGTGGGAAATCAATCGCCCTGGGTCCTTTGAGTAAAGAACACGTGTCCTGCACCAGAGTAAGGATGACTGGTAGAGCCGATTTAAACAGGGGTACTTCATCGGGGTTACTGTTGGTCTCTCAATGGCCAAAGCAAATAAATTCATGACCATCTAAACTGTTGTGGCACAAGAGTAGTGCTGCCTGTTCTGCGGCATTCCATCCCAAGCTGTCAGCGGACATCAGTTCAGCCACTGTAGAAGATGCTACCACCTAGCCATGAACTCTACTCGGATGGATGTTTTCCACTTCACTGCTGCTCTTTCTGTAATTACTGGGTCATTAATATCATTGCCTGCAATTAGTGATAGTTGGGTGAGCAAGAGGATTGTGGGATGTCCTTCCCTATCCCCACTACCCATGAACTTTTACTCCAACCCTTTCCCACCCActgagatattttttaaagagcaGAGAGTAGAGAATGGATTATTTGCCACAAATAATCCACTCAACTGTATGTGGCTCATGAGATATTATCACTGTCTTGAACAGgaagtttgtatttttaaaatctggggGTTTAAGTTAAGCTAATAGACAATAGTGAATTATGTTTTATCTTTAGAACTATTatatcattctttttaaaaaaatcttacttcAGTCATTACTATTGAAATGGTCATCTGGcaacctatttttaaaacacaattctCTTAGTAGTTTTAGCTCATGTCAGTGGTGACTCTTTTGTAGAGGTAATTATTACTTTACTGTTGACTATACTATCCTCATGTTGGTGACTGTCTCTAAATCGTTGTAGCAATAACGAAACACTTGAAAgtgtttaaagaagaaaagtaatttttttgctttttttttgttattgttgttttgttttgtttttccaatacagggtttctgtatgtatccttgtctgtcctggaactcactttgtagaccaggctgtgcttgaactcagagatccacctacctctacctcccaagtactggtattaaaagcgtgcaccactactgccaggctaagaaaagcacttttaaaatgaaattatggtaaaaactattactattatttaccCATGTGAAGTCCTGCCTGCATAAGTCACCACAGAGttatcaataaaaaaaatcttagtctAGAAAGCATCATTTTCCTCAGCAGACTTCATTAAAAATCAAGAGACCAAATTGGCCCAAGCAGTATGTTGAGGGAAAATACACAGCTTTGTAAGTGGCCTCCCATGCTTAAGCATCTCCTGAATTGAAACAGGACCAGAGGTAGTTTATGGCCAGCAGTGCTTTGGCCTTTCTCAGAATAGTGTCAGGGGTCTAGACTGAGCCCAGAGGGTACAGGCTGAGAAGCCCTGATCTGAAACACAAAAGTCCAGAACCTGAGACTTTTGATGCTAACAACTCTTTGCAAATGTCCAATATCCCCAAAGACCCAGACTAGCCTaaaagtcactctgtagaccaggctaacctctgcttcactgtctctgcttcctgagtgctgagattaaaggcatgtgccaccatacccaaacGTTGGCCTGTTTTTCTTGATGTATGTTCTCATATATGCATGGACATGCACTTACACTCATGTATATCTCTGTAGACACATGGCACACTAACAAACATGTGCCTGCCATGTATTGCTgcttcattttagccattctcttTTGAAGACTATTTATCACAGATAACTGACCCTTACCACCATCCAGTGGGGTCACGTCCTTAATCTTTGTAGTTTTCAATAGTTGAAAGGTTTTAGGAGTAACCCTTGATACATCTTGCAGAATGACACTCATGATTAGATATTGTGGCTGTTCTCCCAGTGGATTGGTATGCCTTGGGGTCCGAGCCTTGTTTACTCTGATGGCCCTTGCATGCTCATCTGTAGAGTGCACTCAGCTCCTGGAAGTGGCCAAGTAGCTGCTGCCATTCATGTCTCCCcagtatacataaatataaaaagagcACTAGAAAATATGTccaaatggcttttttttttttttttaagacttctGTTTCTGAGCGTCAGTGAATGACCCTATCTTAGTTCCTATGGAATACTTGAGCTCAGAAAATAGTGAAAacatccctccacacacaccacacacacacacacaacacacacacacacacgcacacgcacacacaagcacacacacacacctttttgtaATTAACCTATGACTTCAGTCATTCTTTAATGCTGGAAGAGAAGAGGCAAGGTCTAagttgtgacttttttttttttttttaaagatgggctTTTTCCAAGTCCTTCTCCCCAGTGCAGAAGCTGATGGATTGTATTTTGCGGAAGCTCCTGGGGCAGCTATTCTCCATGCATGATTGGCTGCTTGGAGACTTTGAAATACAGTGACAGCGACACATTTTTAATGGGAGTGATTGTTCTTGTGAGTTGGGCCCGTGTTCCCTTGGATGAGAAGTGCATGTGTCCTTTATCCCCACCAGTTTATGGTGTTTGAAAGTGGACAGTCCCCTGCCTGCAAAGACAGTCGGTCAAATGAGAGTGGCAGCCCAGCCAGAAGCCACAGtgggttgttttcttgttctgtgttttttttatgttttgttgaaTGGATGTTTCTCTTTGCAAATGAGAGATATGCACGGTGCTCTTGCTCAAGGACAAGGCCAATTTAGCGTTATGGAATGAGAAGCTCTGAGACAAGGAAGACCGGACTCTTGCCCTTTATCCAGTTTCCTGTGACTCCTTGGAAGTCTGGGGATACATCTCACTCTTTCCCTGAGAAGCCACAGtggaaaacacaggaaaagaaataaattttccctctcctcccctgtgcttgtttcttgtattttctcaTTGTCCCTTTTAAAAACAGGCATTGATTTCTGGCTTTTCCTGGGCtttattatttctgtgtttaggattttttctctttctgtgtcagTTATCTTCCAGAAAGACCTTGCTAACCAAGGCATGCAAACAACGGTCACTCGGGCTCCAGAGATTGACTCCATCTCTGTGGTATATACTCTGAGTCTGTATTGTGTTTTGGGAATTGTGTCTTTCAGCTAAACTGAAAGATCTTAGGTCCCCAGCTTGAATGCTGACATTAAGTAACTGCATCTTCATCAGCCTCCTTGTTTCTATCTCAACTGACAtccctcactctctctgttttattctgttgACACTTAGAGATGCAGAGTTCTGTGTGTTGGGGTGACTTTAAAGTCACGTGTCTCTCTGGATGATGCTTCCTCAGTTTGCCAGTTAGGCTGCTCCTCGTTCCTCAGATGTCTGTGCTGAGCTTGTGGGAAGGGTGTATAGGAAGTCTCACCCAGGAAAGCAGAGTTAGCCTGGCCAGTGTGTGATACATACTGGGCAAGGACAGGACAGATAGAATTTGGTGTTGGCAGAGATTCTCATAAAATGCTGTTTGCTAATCAAAGGTATTTCATCTAGGTCAGCCCTATGGAAGGCCAGGAGagcttctgtggttttcttgACTATCCACACTTACCATGTGTCTCTTTGTGAACTTGCTTTCATTCATAGTTATATTTACTTTCAAATGTCTGCCCTCACAGCCACTTAAAATAGCTTGGTCTGTACTCCATGGGTGACTAGGCATTCATATACCATTTTGCCCCTAAGACCCAAAGCTGTGTCCTTTGTGGGGTGGTACTATGCTACAGAATGTTTTGGTTCCTCTCTTCTCCAGCCTGTTTGGGAACAAGGCCCACCTGTGGGCTATTTCACCCTCCACCTGATGAGCCCACTCCCACCCACTAGACTCAatccagctgcagctgcagcttgGCCTTCTGGGAGCAGAGCATGCAGCATCCCCAGCAGTATTCTGTCTGCGCTGTCCATTTTACCAGctcccacctctccagctctgtttGTGCTCATCTAGTCAGTATCACTGCAGATAATTGGAAACTCGGGCATCTCAAATTCTGACTATtagttttgttgttcttgttttaagGGGGAGTCTGCCTGTGTTTCCTGTACTGACCTCCAACCCTCAACCCTCAGGTCTTAGTCTCCTGAGCATTAGGGTTGCAGACACGGATGCCACAACCAGTCAGGTTGCTTTTCTGCTGAGCCGTGATTTTGCTCACTCAGAGAGGAGTGTAGGGAAGACAGGTTAGTGTGGTGATGGTGGGAGTTAGACCCAAGAAGCAAAAGCTTTTAAAAGCCAGCTGTAAAATGGCATGTGTCTTTATTAAGTCCACCTCCCAAATGGATGGAGGAAGTTTTCAAGTAATTTTCAGCTTTGTAAAGTCTATTTCCCTCCTGTCTAGGCCAGGGGAGAAAAATGTCTGGACACTAAATAAAAGCTTAGGTATAACAATGCtattttttctgtctcttggtAATTAAATGCAGTTTTGCACATTGGGTAATACAATGATTGTGGTCACATTAGACAATGCTGGTGGGATGATACAAAGGAAAACTAATCATAATGAggtaacatttatttttactctttaagTTAAAAATTCCCTGGGATGGCCAAGGAATGATATAAATAGTTGCAAAGCTATCTAATGAAATGGAAACAGATTTTATTCCTAAGTATTAGCAATTTTCTTGTTATGTTTCTGAAACAGTGCTAAGTCTTCTAACAAGCTCCTAGGTTCCAGGTTGATGTGGGGGGGCATCAGAATATTATTCTTGTGTTGTGTTTCAGTAGTTCATGGCCAGGAGGAAGGAGGTGCCATCAGGGCAGAACATGGGCCCTTCCTGATCGTCTGAGAGATGAGCAAACAGTTTCATATGCAGAACTCAAGGGAGTTTGTTCTGGCAGGGGCATGTCCTCTGGAGTAAGAATTACTCTATTTGTTGAAGACACGTGGAAAATCTAATTTCTATCAGATCTAAGCTCATATCTCATATAAGGCTTTTATCTACCATGTTACACTCCCAAAGATTATAACCTTCAAGATATGCTGTTGGTAAGGACATCTGAAAATGAGTTTTTCCATGACGTGTCGTTCCTAGCCATATCCACTACCTCTACTGTTGCAGTGGCAAAAGCAGTTCAAAAAAAGCAAGGattggcctggtctacaagagctagttccaggacagcttccaaagccacagagaaaccctgtcttgaaccccccccaaaaaaaaagaaaagaaaagaaaggattgCTTTTGGACTACAGTTTGTGGGGACACAGGCTATGGTGGAGGCAGACAGTCCCATGCCACTTGGAGTATGAAACTGTTTGCTCATCTCTCAGACGATCAGGAAGGGCCCATACCTCAGCAGGGTTTCTCATGTCACCTCTCCCACTGTGACAGGGACCCCAGCCCGGGCACCTGATGATACCACCTGCATGTAGCACAGTTCCGACCACTTCAGTAGTTTCTGTCTAGGAAGAAACCTGACACTCAAAAGACATGAGTGTCACAAGTGCCCTACAAGTTTCCTAATCCACACTTCCTTGTGACCATTACCTTTCATGGTGGCACTTGGAACAGTATCATAcaattttcctgtgtttttttttttttttttttttttttttttttttttttttttttttttttttttccgagacagggtttctctgtgtagctttggagcctatcctggcactcgcttcggagaccaggctggccttgaactcactcacagagttccgcctgcctctgcctcccgagtgctgggattaaaggcgtgcaccaccaacgcccggccaattTTCCTGTTTCTAACAGCAGTTGGTAATGAGTCCTTGCCAGTCTTTTCCACTGACTTTTCACAAGTTCCAAGTTAACTTAAAGGGGAAAATAGGAAAACTGTGTTGTTCAGAATGCTGTGTTTGCCCCAGTCTTTTCCACTCTCCCACCAAGTTGACACAGCACTacctcccccacctccatcttttccttccttccttccttccttcctttcttccttcctttcttcattctgtccttccttcctccctccctccctccctccctccctccctccctctcctccctccctctcttccttccttttcctcttttctttttcctgggagggttatttggggggggggacattGCAGCTTTTAAAGCTGTGAAGTGGTTTCCATTATATTCAACACTGTCTCCCTCCATGCTCTCTGGATGCTAAAACACGGATTGAAATTAAATTTGAATTCCTTTAGAGATGTTTACCTCTGGGGCTAGGGGTTGGACATCTTCCAGGTAAACCTGAGGAGCTCAACATTCTGGCTTAGAAAAGGCACTGCCTACAAAttaaagtatatataaatatgcctaaaaatctctctctctctctctctctctctctctctctctctctctctctctctctctgtgtgtgtgtgtgtgtgtgtgtgtgtgtgtgtgtgtgtgtgtcccatgccTGCCACCTGCCACACAGCAGAATTCAGCAGGGGCCCTGTAGATGTGCTTGCAGGTGTTGGACATTCCTGGCCTGCCTTCCCTTTGGTATTCCTTTCCATTtgaatctgattttttttcccttcgaGATTAAGCCAAAGAGATCTGTAGCCCTCCCTGCCCCCTACTTGGCTTTCAGTTATCACTGTCATTTGTCACATGAGTGTTCAAACGTTtagcaagaaaagaaagctgtTTATTTAACTTTCAATAGGATGTGCTTTTTAGCATGAGGTGCCTTATCCTGAGTCTAGAACTTGGCATTCTCCTCCAATTAAGGAAACTAGACATTTAACTGGTGCTTTCATGAAGCGGATCACTTTTCTACTGTGGAGACATATCCTGATTCCTGAGAAATGAAGTGAAAAAACTCTAAGCAATAACTGCACTACCCTAGACCACTCAGGAAATTTTGCTCAGAGTACCCCACACTGTGAGAAGTCATAGGAGAGAGGCTCTAAGGCTCAGCCACTTTTtgcagaagggaaaagaagataAGGAAAATGGTAACATAGTAAAAACAAAGGCCCTTCTTTTAGGTTCTCAAACATACAGTCTCTTTAGATGGTTTTTTTGACTTATCTGACAAGCATTTTCTCCAGTCTGGGAGTGGATACAGTTTAGCTTACTGCAACTCCCCGACAAAAGTTATTATGGCAACTATTAACTATTTTCCCAGGAAAAATTTAGTGTCagcaaagacaaaggaagaagatGCAACTATGAAACCCAAGGTTAAGCACACTCTCAGCAGAAGAGGCACCCTTTGTTTTTAGGAAAATAATGAGAGTAGAAGTCGATAATTCCAGAACACAGAAGTGAATTCATATCTGGTTTTTTAGTTACAAACCTCTACAAACCGTGAAGGCATTTGGAGCTGTTTGGTGATGGTatgcttggaaaacaaaacaaaacaaccaggcTGCAAGAAGTTGCCAGAACACCTGTCCCTTTTTCATTCTCTTCCGAGTATATTGTTAGCAGACAGGACTTTGATAGTCAAAGTGGAAGGTGATTGAAGTTACAGGAGTGTATATGAAACACTTCTGTTCCTTGCCCTTTGAACTCAAGGGGAAGCAGTGTCCGGCACATTCTACCTTCTCAGCCTACTCAAACTTGAACTGTAACTGAAAGCCTGCTCCTCATTACACGGCCTGACAGCCCATCTCTTTGCAGCTTTAGTTACAAAGCCATTTAGAGAATTCACTGGCCTAAGGACAAACAGCAATGTGTGTAAACAGAACAGcttagacagacagaaagacattgGTAGAAGGGTTGTGCTCCCTCTTGCCCCTCGTTGTTAAGGTGGAAAGAAAGCCTGGCTGGCCAATGTGGGGCAAGGTGGTTGCCCCCACCTGGTTGTATCCAAATTGTCCCAAGACCCAGACAGGGAAAGGGGTGTGCTAACTCTCTGTCCAGCTGGAGTTTTCCCTAGCAGGATACTTGGCTGAAGCTGCTGATGGGTTGATAAAAACACATGCTTGCAGGGACTTACACGGTGATGAGaaggcagactctgaagacttgagttctagTATGCTACTTCAGCACATTTCTGGCTGGAGAAAGAAGCAAGGGGGTGTCAGAAGGCTCCCCTGCTAGTGTTTACAGAACTTGGATGCTTGACAAGCAGAGCATCAAGTTAATTGTTCTTGAAGCAGGAAGTctggagaggaggaagcaggtgTTGGGAGATGATTACCAAGTTTTGAAATTACCATGTTTGCTCTTTTGCACTTTCTAGTTTGGCCCCCCTAGGAGTCCGTGGGTATTTTGGAAGGTGCTGTCCCTTTTACCTATAGAGTAATACTAAATCATGTATACATGGGATGGTGTGTTTAATTGCATTTAGAAGCAGGTAGCCTACATGTACCAATGTTTCCAGGatccatttctctttgtttatttttctatttcttttcggCTTTCAGCATCCCATACATTCAGAAAACTTGTGACAAAGagtaaattcttatttttcaaattgttttcagACATTTCATGTTCATGTAATCTTGGCCTATTGATTTcctgattttttctttatttttttgttttgtccattttatttttaatcagctACATCAAATGGGTCTTTGGAGGGCCTGGATAACCAGGAGGGAGGGGTGTGCCAGACAAGAGCCATGAAGATCCTCATGAAAGTTGGACAAGGTAAAGATCATCTGCTGCTTTGTGACGCCACTGTGACCTGGTGTAGCCCCCAGCTAGCGTGGCACCTGGGGTGACGCTCACCGTCACCCCTCTTGTTAATTTTGAAGGCAGACCCTTCTCTGCACTTCGAACCAGTGGTAGAGTCCCCCAAAGCAACATGCTCAGTTTTTCTCATTTGAGATCTCTCTAAAAGTTCAGGCCAGTGAGACAGTGTCTTTGTGTTGCCatagatatgtatatttctctttacAATGCAGAACACCTctttgattgaaaaaaaaaaatcaaagtgtcCAGTATGTAAACACTGGCTCtgctgctttgtttcattttcaaatctgGACAACCCAAGAGCTGCGTTTTCATGTAGAATAACCTATTgtgcagaaagaaagaattattcTTCTAATTAGAGACCGGTATAGCAGTCAATCAACTTGCTCAGtgaaattgaaatgtcatctgcAATGCTTTGACTGCCAAATGCAAGAATCCCTATAGTTTCCACAGATGGCCTCCTAATCTAAACCTCCGAAATAACTAGGATAACTGTTctgattaaaaaggaaggttataTTCTTGTATTTCTCAGTGCTTTGCATAAAGAGTCTTATGTTCATTGCTATTCGTGACTCTTGAGATATCTGTGCAACTCCTGAAGCTTGCTACATTGTCAGATGTCTGTGCCATGATTAATCACTTCTTCTTCATGTAGATGCAAGTTCTGCTGGATCAACCAGGAATAATGATCCAACAAGACGTCCAGAGCTAGAAGCTGGTACAAACGGGAGAAGTTCAACAACAAGCCCCTTTGTGAAACCAAATTCAGGTACAGCAGTGtggatgtgtgtctgtggggtgcATTTTTCTTAGAACCCCTAGAGGCAGAGGAGCCTCAAAACACTTCCAAACCAGTGGGATTCACTCGTGGGCACAGATGCCTGGGATCTTTGCTCTCAGTGAGTCAATATTAACTCTGCCACTAAGACAGATTAATTCAGCCCAATCAATGTCTTACAGTCACAATAGCAGAGCTCACCAGATGTGTCAGTTACCAGTGACGTTCCACCAGATGGATTCTCATTGGCTGATGCTGTATCCTGCTCACTGTCAACACTATCCCAAAGCTGATGTTAATGTATATGTAATTTGTGCCCTAATCCCTGTCTAATTACATCTAATCCACAAAGAGCCTTGCCGATCCTTTTCCGAATCTTAGAAAATGTTGCCTAATGGCATACTTTCCAGGTGGCTGTTCTTAATGTTTTTCACATCCTCtgtgtaaaataaaacattaaaggcCCACTGACCAGAGTACAGCAtgccatgtgaaatgggctcatTTTTCTCAACAGTCCTGGTTCATTGTGCCTATGCTGTTTCACAAAATAGCTGGCACACACTCATCAGTGCTTTTGTATTAGGAGGGATCCTTGTGCTGGTTTGGAGATGACGAGAATTCATATCTACCATAATATTATGCCTCTTTCCAAGAGTCAAggaagttggtttttttttttcccctaactTTCAATGACAAGATGTGTCAAATTCTTGTGACACATTGATAAATGGATAGGATAATGGTGCCAGGCAATTCTCTAGTGCTAACATTTGGGTTAGCAGTCTGCTCAGTGCCAGAGCGTCTGCTGCCTTCCAAATATACTTTAAGTGTAAATCAAATAATACAACCGAGTTTCGAGTTGAACCCTTTCCCAGGccccatcactccttcctctctggcaCATCTCTGCTAGTAGGCAGGCCTGTCTGCAGAAGGCAGGGCTCTCCCAGAAAGGCAGACATTTGAAGATTGAAATGACACACGGCTCCTAGAGTCAGGGAAGAACAGGCCAGGGCAAGGATACACTGTGCTTTCTTCCCGCTGGGCCTGGTGCATCCTGAAGTGTTGAAACTAGGGAAGTTCCAGGCTGGCTGTCTCGACATTAGGAAGCGGTTGGGATGGTGTGTGAGTGTCAGACCTTTAAAGCTCCTTCACCTCATCTGGTGATCTCTTGTCAAGTTCACCCTGTGAGTTGAGCGTTGGCCATGCTTAATTGTTTGCATTTGGAGCATCCGTCCTGCAAGCAACAGGGCAGAGTCCCAGGACCACAGTAACTGACCCTTCTTGCTCCCGTGCAGGTTCCAGCACCGACGGCAACAGTGCAGGGCATTCTGGGAACAATCTCCTGGGTTCCGAAGTGGCCTTATTCGCAGGGATCGCATCAGGATGCATCATcttcatcgtcatcatcatcaccttggTGGTACTGCTGCTCAAGTACCGCAGGAGGCACCGCAAACACTCTCCACAGCACACGACCACGCTGTCACTCAGCACACTGGCCACACCCAAGCGAGGTGGCAACAACAACGGCTCGGAACCCAGTGACGTTATCATACCGCTAAGGACTGCAGACAGTGTCTTCTGCCCACACTATGAGAAGGTCAGCGGGGACTATGGGCACCCAGTGTACATCGTGCAGGAGATGCCCCCACAGAGTCCTGCCAACATTTACTACAAGGTCTGAGGCCTGGGACCTGCGCCTCCCAAGGGAACTCGCGCCTTGTTGTGGGCGCAGGGACTGCCTGAGCCTGGCTGTGGGGGCGGGATGCCTCCTGGAAGAGCCTGGAGCTGGACAGTTTTGTAGTCTGTAGCTTTTCGGCCTTGGGGAACCACAGACCCTCCCCAGAAGCTGGAAGACTGCTAGGAGAT
The Cricetulus griseus strain 17A/GY chromosome 1 unlocalized genomic scaffold, alternate assembly CriGri-PICRH-1.0 chr1_1, whole genome shotgun sequence genome window above contains:
- the Efnb2 gene encoding ephrin-B2 isoform X2, yielding MAMARSRRDSVWKYCWGLLMVLCRTAISRSIVLEPIYWNSSNSKFLPGQGLVLYPQIGDKLDIICPKVDSKTVGQYEYYKVYMVDKDQADRCTIKKENTPLLNCARPDQDVKFTIKFQEFSPNLWGLEFQKNKDYYIISTSNGSLEGLDNQEGGVCQTRAMKILMKVGQDASSAGSTRNNDPTRRPELEAGTNGRSSTTSPFVKPNSGSSTDGNSAGHSGNNLLGSEVALFAGIASGCIIFIVIIITLVVLLLKYRRRHRKHSPQHTTTLSLSTLATPKRGGNNNGSEPSDVIIPLRTADSVFCPHYEKVSGDYGHPVYIVQEMPPQSPANIYYKV